One genomic window of Paeniglutamicibacter sp. Y32M11 includes the following:
- a CDS encoding inositol monophosphatase family protein, with protein MSTHEFSTPETVLAARLMSIAVDAAREAAPILREAFRHDMDLENKTNAHDVVTAFDLRSEELIRGHLLTAEADSWVLGEEGGSTGEGSIQWIVDPIDGTSNFKHGIAFFCISIAAARDGRLLAAVVLDPITGEEFSADAQHAYLNGSILSPAPRPDQHHANIMSDYPSAEALEIDGDAGLREFGIWVTAFATVRRKVSAALALAHVAAGWCDATIGFDTKPWDVSAGALLVRRTGGRYMGRSYDDLLRPDHEAPCFVALGPGANYPVLEDSISRIMASRRAQGYGI; from the coding sequence GTGAGCACCCATGAATTCAGCACCCCGGAAACCGTCCTAGCCGCACGGCTGATGTCCATCGCTGTTGACGCGGCCCGAGAAGCCGCACCGATCCTACGCGAAGCGTTTCGCCACGATATGGACCTCGAAAATAAGACCAACGCCCACGACGTGGTGACGGCCTTCGACCTGCGCAGCGAAGAGCTCATCCGTGGCCATCTTCTGACGGCAGAAGCGGATTCGTGGGTGCTGGGCGAAGAAGGTGGAAGCACCGGCGAAGGGTCCATTCAATGGATCGTTGACCCCATCGACGGCACCAGCAACTTCAAACATGGGATCGCGTTCTTCTGCATTTCCATTGCCGCCGCGCGCGATGGACGATTGCTGGCGGCAGTGGTACTGGACCCGATCACGGGTGAGGAATTTTCTGCCGACGCCCAGCATGCCTACCTGAACGGGAGCATCTTGAGCCCAGCCCCACGTCCCGATCAGCATCATGCAAACATCATGAGCGACTATCCCTCGGCCGAGGCGCTGGAGATCGACGGCGATGCGGGGTTGAGAGAATTCGGCATCTGGGTGACCGCATTTGCAACGGTTCGCCGGAAGGTATCGGCGGCATTGGCTCTTGCCCATGTCGCGGCGGGGTGGTGTGATGCCACCATCGGCTTCGATACTAAGCCGTGGGATGTGTCGGCCGGCGCGCTGCTGGTGCGCCGTACGGGAGGACGTTATATGGGGCGCAGCTATGACGATTTGCTCCGGCCCGACCATGAGGCCCCATGTTTTGTGGCACTGGGACCTGGTGCGAACTATCCGGTGCTGGAGGACTCGATCTCACGCATCATGGCATCGCGCCGCGCCCAAGGCTACGGAATCTAG
- a CDS encoding MFS transporter, translated as MPESNPESTEVRERTADKPQMSQKEVLRSITGVLASFFAAMLASTIVSIALPTIMDALDGTQTDFNWVITAALLANAATTPIWGKLADLFDKKKLLQVGIVIFVAGSLLAGFAINIPMLMSARVIQGIGMGGLTAMGMAVIGTVIPPRERGRYSGYFGGVMAAATAGGPLLGGLIVDSPLGWRWTFFIGVPIAIISMVMIHKTLHIAHIARKVYIDWAGAVLVTISVSTLLIWVSYVGKEGYFEGNSWQTYLMVGGSMALIALLIWVEGRVPEPVIPLRIIATRTTALAILASISIGVAMFGTGAFLGQYFQVAREATPTIAGVMTLPMIAGNLFGSVFSGQLISRLGRWKIFLVIGAILNVGALGLLGTMAHDTNYWILATGMFFNGVGMGFMMQNLVLAVQNTVKVTDIGTASSSVAFFRSVGGAAGVAVLGAMLSDKVSRLLTDALVSAHLISPDGSAGAAGGASLNLSSMPPAVRSMYETAFGDATGVVFMTSAAVAFVALICILFIKEVPLRRTI; from the coding sequence ATGCCTGAATCGAACCCGGAGTCCACAGAAGTGCGTGAACGCACCGCGGACAAGCCACAAATGAGCCAGAAGGAAGTCTTGCGTTCCATCACTGGCGTTCTGGCCTCGTTCTTCGCGGCCATGCTGGCTTCGACCATCGTTTCTATTGCGTTGCCGACCATCATGGATGCGCTCGATGGAACGCAGACCGATTTCAACTGGGTCATTACCGCCGCACTCCTAGCCAACGCCGCAACAACCCCGATCTGGGGCAAGCTGGCTGACCTTTTCGATAAGAAGAAGTTGCTGCAGGTGGGCATCGTCATCTTCGTGGCCGGCTCGTTGTTGGCCGGCTTCGCCATCAATATCCCCATGCTCATGAGCGCCCGCGTCATTCAAGGCATCGGCATGGGCGGGCTCACCGCCATGGGCATGGCAGTGATCGGCACGGTCATCCCGCCACGCGAACGTGGACGGTACTCCGGCTACTTCGGCGGGGTCATGGCGGCGGCCACCGCTGGTGGACCGCTATTGGGCGGCTTGATTGTCGACTCGCCCCTGGGTTGGCGCTGGACCTTCTTCATTGGGGTTCCGATTGCCATCATCTCCATGGTGATGATCCACAAGACGCTGCACATCGCTCACATTGCCCGCAAGGTCTACATCGACTGGGCGGGTGCGGTCCTGGTGACGATTTCTGTATCAACGCTATTGATCTGGGTCTCCTACGTCGGCAAGGAAGGCTACTTCGAAGGCAATTCCTGGCAGACCTACCTCATGGTGGGTGGGTCGATGGCGCTGATCGCGCTGCTGATCTGGGTAGAAGGCAGAGTGCCCGAACCGGTCATCCCGCTGCGGATTATTGCGACCCGGACTACCGCACTGGCGATCCTTGCCTCCATCTCCATCGGTGTCGCCATGTTCGGTACCGGTGCCTTCCTCGGCCAGTATTTCCAGGTCGCCCGCGAAGCCACTCCGACCATCGCCGGGGTCATGACCTTGCCAATGATCGCCGGCAACCTATTTGGCTCGGTCTTCTCCGGTCAGCTCATTTCGCGACTGGGACGATGGAAAATCTTCTTGGTGATCGGGGCCATTCTCAACGTTGGAGCGTTGGGGCTGCTTGGCACCATGGCCCATGACACCAACTACTGGATCCTCGCCACCGGCATGTTCTTTAACGGTGTGGGTATGGGCTTCATGATGCAAAACCTCGTCCTCGCGGTACAGAACACCGTGAAGGTGACGGATATTGGCACGGCAAGTTCCTCCGTCGCCTTCTTCCGTTCGGTCGGTGGTGCCGCAGGTGTGGCAGTGCTTGGCGCGATGCTTTCGGACAAGGTGAGCAGGCTGCTCACCGACGCGCTGGTGTCCGCACACCTGATCTCGCCCGACGGATCAGCCGGTGCTGCAGGTGGAGCCTCACTCAACCTCAGCAGCATGCCACCGGCCGTGCGTTCCATGTACGAAACAGCCTTCGGCGATGCCACGGGCGTGGTCTTTATGACCTCCGCAGCCGTTGCCTTCGTGGCCCTGATCTGTATCTTGTTCATCAAGGAAGTTCCTTTGCGCCGAACCATCTAG
- a CDS encoding PucR family transcriptional regulator produces the protein MISLLQLGAELGPELLPCPGAAFSAKPVTGVHVSELEDPTAYLDGGELLLTTGMPFTKSAALSLAYMQRLGEKEVRAVGLGLGPWLNQVPGHVLAASRAAGIELVIVPDGVPFQHVSRAYWRLSARDDTTNLMDSLGTQTALARAAMRPDATSAVVRGLAQALGGWAAYLPADAGTETVWPTSAGSLVPDLRAESLRFNKAGVPSAATFELHGQPVVLYPILLDARIHGFLCIGSGRTLTKADRQIIMTVSTLLALRARQREVIVGTTNALGAATTKLLLHGQTEAAHMVAEDVGLPELPTRVRLLGIRLSAGDDPVMAARAAVRLAADPGLPDLGAAVEVCVLRHVQDSILYFVLPASGIGNRPKVGGESLEQDALLGVAAPGDHEVSGSLAAALGDPVSLGEIPGNLAVLRRAVLQAPDGRLVAVDAGDDAKSAGWVQLLAGYPRADLLGTVRAYLAARGTWEDAARALGIHRNSLRHRISVATTLLGVDLDDPDVAAHLWLAMRDSELGPRQR, from the coding sequence ATGATTTCGTTGTTGCAATTAGGTGCCGAGCTCGGACCAGAACTCCTGCCATGCCCCGGGGCCGCATTCAGCGCCAAACCGGTGACCGGTGTCCACGTCTCCGAGCTGGAGGATCCCACCGCGTATTTAGACGGCGGCGAGCTGTTGCTGACCACTGGCATGCCCTTCACCAAGTCGGCAGCGCTCTCGCTGGCGTATATGCAGCGGCTCGGGGAAAAAGAAGTTCGTGCCGTGGGTCTGGGCTTGGGCCCATGGCTGAATCAGGTACCCGGGCACGTGCTGGCAGCCAGTCGCGCGGCGGGAATCGAGCTGGTGATCGTTCCGGACGGCGTGCCATTTCAACATGTCTCGCGGGCCTACTGGCGTCTGTCCGCCCGGGACGACACCACGAACCTCATGGATTCGCTGGGCACACAAACGGCGCTAGCCAGAGCGGCCATGCGCCCAGATGCCACCAGCGCCGTGGTGCGCGGCCTCGCTCAGGCGCTCGGCGGCTGGGCCGCCTACCTTCCCGCTGATGCCGGAACCGAAACCGTGTGGCCCACCTCCGCAGGTTCTCTGGTGCCTGACCTGCGGGCCGAGTCGTTGCGCTTTAATAAGGCAGGTGTCCCCTCGGCCGCCACGTTCGAGCTGCATGGGCAGCCGGTGGTGCTTTATCCGATCCTGCTCGACGCTCGGATCCACGGGTTCCTCTGTATTGGTTCGGGGCGGACGCTCACCAAGGCCGATCGACAAATCATCATGACCGTCTCCACGCTGTTAGCCCTGCGGGCCAGACAGCGTGAGGTAATTGTTGGCACCACCAATGCCCTGGGCGCTGCCACCACCAAATTGCTCTTGCATGGGCAAACCGAGGCCGCACACATGGTGGCCGAAGACGTGGGACTCCCGGAGCTTCCCACCAGAGTTCGACTGCTGGGCATCCGGCTGTCCGCCGGTGATGACCCTGTTATGGCCGCCCGTGCTGCGGTTCGATTGGCAGCAGATCCTGGCCTGCCGGATCTGGGCGCAGCCGTTGAAGTTTGCGTTCTACGCCATGTCCAGGATTCGATCCTCTATTTCGTGCTGCCAGCCTCTGGGATCGGCAACAGGCCAAAGGTAGGAGGTGAATCGCTGGAACAAGACGCCTTACTGGGGGTAGCAGCCCCCGGCGACCACGAAGTCTCCGGCTCGCTGGCAGCGGCCCTGGGCGACCCGGTGAGTCTGGGAGAGATCCCGGGCAACCTTGCGGTGTTGCGCCGTGCCGTGCTGCAGGCCCCCGACGGCCGCTTGGTTGCCGTGGACGCCGGCGATGATGCCAAGTCCGCGGGCTGGGTTCAACTCCTGGCAGGCTATCCGCGCGCGGACCTGCTGGGCACGGTGCGCGCCTATCTCGCGGCTCGCGGTACCTGGGAGGACGCGGCGCGAGCCCTGGGGATCCACCGGAATTCGTTGCGCCATCGGATCTCGGTGGCTACGACCCTCCTCGGAGTGGACTTAGATGACCCGGATGTCGCAGCGCACCTCTGGCTGGCCATGCGCGATAGCGAATTAGGGCCGCGGCAGCGCTAG
- a CDS encoding APC family permease, giving the protein MTSSQEHSASATPKLKKVLGRWDTLAIGVGAMIGFGWVVLTGDWITTAGPLGATLAMIVGGGIMAVVGLTYAELVAAMPKAGGEHNYLLRAMGARWSFAGSWAIVGGYITIVAFEAVALPKSVLYLFPNLNHIKLWDVAGSEVYLTWALVGVLGGVIITAINIRGIKTAGVVQTFVVLFLFAIGAVLLFGSFSAGNTGNMEPFFTNGVAGFFGVMIIVPFMFVGFDVIPQSAEECDIEPRRIGKYVVIAVLIATAWYVMVILATSSGMGPGALAGSELATADAMGALFNSDVMAKVLICGGIAGILTSWNSLLMGASRLLYAMAGSGMLPAWFAKLHPKYGTPVNALLFIGGLSVIAPFFGSAMLGWLVDSGSPSIVIAYLLVGVAFVILRRREPMMERPLRIGGKGNFGQVIGVASVILCLGLVSLYLPGMPAAINIQPWILFAAWWAMGMLFLIRIPRGVVPGINAEEELLNRLAMRAKDKAAAKGGRTSGAPETIVQIEKATEETTR; this is encoded by the coding sequence ATGACCAGTAGCCAAGAGCACTCCGCCAGCGCAACACCGAAACTCAAGAAGGTCCTGGGACGTTGGGACACCCTCGCCATCGGCGTCGGAGCCATGATCGGCTTTGGCTGGGTGGTGCTGACCGGCGACTGGATCACCACCGCGGGCCCCTTGGGTGCGACCCTTGCCATGATCGTTGGTGGCGGCATCATGGCGGTTGTCGGTTTAACTTATGCCGAACTCGTGGCGGCCATGCCCAAGGCAGGAGGCGAGCACAACTACCTGCTTCGAGCCATGGGAGCCCGATGGTCATTCGCCGGATCGTGGGCCATCGTTGGCGGCTATATCACCATCGTCGCGTTCGAAGCGGTGGCATTGCCGAAATCCGTGCTGTATCTCTTCCCGAACCTGAACCACATCAAGCTGTGGGACGTGGCCGGCTCCGAGGTGTACTTGACGTGGGCGCTGGTCGGGGTGCTGGGCGGGGTGATCATCACCGCGATCAATATCCGCGGCATCAAGACCGCAGGCGTAGTACAAACGTTTGTGGTGCTCTTCCTCTTTGCCATCGGTGCGGTCCTGCTCTTCGGCTCCTTCAGCGCAGGCAACACCGGGAACATGGAACCCTTCTTCACTAACGGCGTGGCCGGATTCTTCGGCGTGATGATCATCGTTCCGTTCATGTTTGTCGGCTTTGACGTCATCCCGCAATCCGCTGAGGAATGCGACATCGAGCCCAGACGCATTGGCAAGTACGTGGTGATCGCCGTACTCATCGCCACTGCCTGGTATGTCATGGTCATTCTGGCGACGTCTTCCGGCATGGGACCAGGCGCACTGGCCGGCTCCGAGCTGGCCACCGCCGACGCCATGGGCGCACTCTTCAATTCCGATGTGATGGCCAAGGTACTCATCTGTGGTGGTATCGCCGGCATCCTCACCTCATGGAATTCTCTGCTCATGGGCGCCTCACGACTGCTGTACGCCATGGCAGGATCCGGTATGCTCCCGGCATGGTTCGCCAAATTGCACCCTAAATATGGAACCCCGGTGAACGCCCTGCTCTTCATCGGTGGGCTCTCGGTAATCGCACCGTTCTTCGGTTCGGCGATGCTCGGTTGGCTCGTCGACTCCGGGTCGCCATCCATCGTGATCGCCTACCTGCTGGTCGGGGTGGCTTTTGTAATCCTTCGCCGCCGCGAACCCATGATGGAACGCCCGCTGCGCATCGGTGGCAAGGGGAACTTCGGTCAGGTCATTGGGGTCGCCTCGGTGATCTTGTGCCTGGGCTTGGTCAGCCTCTACCTCCCGGGGATGCCGGCCGCCATCAACATTCAGCCATGGATCCTTTTTGCCGCGTGGTGGGCAATGGGCATGCTGTTCCTGATCCGGATCCCACGGGGTGTGGTCCCTGGCATTAATGCCGAAGAAGAATTACTGAACCGACTGGCCATGCGGGCCAAGGACAAGGCTGCAGCCAAGGGTGGACGCACCTCGGGGGCACCCGAGACCATTGTGCAGATCGAAAAAGCCACGGAGGAAACGACACGATGA
- a CDS encoding CaiB/BaiF CoA-transferase family protein — translation MSATGPLAGITVADFSRVLAGPLCTMTLADLGATVIKVERPGTGDDTRSWGPPFSATGSTYFESVNRNKKSLTLDLSDPTDRHAARELAVRADIVVENFLTGGMDKLGLGYGEVSALNPGVIYASISGFGSAEGAQLPGYDFIVQALGGLMSITGEAEGEAMKVGVALVDVLTAKDATIGVLAALHARNVSGAGAHVEVNLLSSLQGALANQGQAYLGAGKVAGRMGNAHPSIVPYQLLACADGSVAVACGNDRQFAKLCTEIGQDALAEDPRFATNTARVTHREVLIPLLEQALSEDTGANWQTRFTTVGVPAGKVAGIDEGLEYARTLGLKPTIEVHNAAGETVGTQVRHPITWTPEFAVRGEAPPQLGEHSEPIRAWLSSDVESLHDFVTLALPRP, via the coding sequence ATGAGTGCCACTGGCCCCCTCGCGGGAATTACCGTTGCGGATTTCTCCCGGGTCCTTGCTGGACCATTGTGCACCATGACCCTGGCCGATTTAGGGGCCACCGTCATCAAGGTCGAACGTCCCGGCACCGGGGATGACACCCGCAGTTGGGGACCTCCGTTCTCCGCCACCGGATCCACCTACTTCGAATCGGTGAACCGTAATAAAAAATCACTGACCCTGGATCTGAGTGATCCAACCGATCGTCATGCCGCCCGTGAATTGGCGGTGCGTGCGGACATTGTGGTGGAGAACTTCCTCACTGGGGGGATGGACAAATTGGGTCTGGGCTACGGGGAGGTCAGCGCACTGAACCCCGGGGTGATCTACGCATCCATCTCCGGGTTCGGCTCCGCTGAGGGGGCGCAGCTCCCCGGGTATGACTTCATCGTTCAGGCACTGGGTGGATTGATGTCCATTACCGGGGAAGCCGAGGGCGAAGCCATGAAGGTAGGGGTGGCCCTGGTGGATGTCCTCACCGCCAAGGATGCCACCATCGGGGTGCTTGCCGCACTGCATGCCCGCAATGTCTCCGGTGCCGGAGCCCACGTGGAAGTCAACCTGCTCTCCAGCCTGCAAGGTGCCTTGGCCAACCAGGGTCAGGCCTATCTGGGTGCCGGAAAGGTCGCCGGTCGGATGGGCAACGCGCACCCCTCGATTGTGCCCTACCAGCTGCTTGCCTGCGCCGACGGTTCGGTGGCGGTGGCCTGCGGCAATGATCGACAGTTTGCCAAACTCTGCACCGAAATCGGACAGGACGCGCTCGCCGAAGATCCACGTTTCGCCACGAATACGGCACGAGTGACTCATCGCGAGGTGCTGATCCCACTGCTCGAGCAGGCGCTGAGCGAAGATACGGGAGCCAACTGGCAGACACGATTCACCACGGTAGGGGTGCCCGCTGGCAAAGTTGCGGGCATCGATGAGGGGCTGGAATACGCCAGAACTTTGGGGTTGAAACCCACCATCGAGGTGCACAACGCGGCGGGGGAGACTGTGGGGACCCAGGTGCGTCATCCGATCACCTGGACCCCGGAGTTTGCCGTTCGCGGCGAAGCTCCGCCACAACTGGGCGAACATAGCGAACCCATCCGCGCCTGGCTGAGCAGCGACGTTGAATCACTTCACGACTTTGTGACGCTAGCGCTGCCGCGGCCCTAA
- a CDS encoding aminotransferase class III-fold pyridoxal phosphate-dependent enzyme, translating into MTETLLAVNAETLPQTRHLATSIPGPRSTALHAERTAHVTNGFGITLPVFVARADGGIIEDVDGNRLIDFASGIAVTSLGASNKRVAERVSAQLNAFTHTCFMVTEYESFTQVCAWLNANTPGDFDKRTGLFSTGAEAVENAIKIARAATGRPNVLVFDEAYHGRSLLTMAMTAKVNPYKLNFGPLPAEIIRAASANPLRPAAGLAVGATAALESVEATIVEHGADSFAAMVIEPIQGEGGFIVPAAGFIPGLRKLADKYGIVLVIDEIQAGMGRTGSLFASEHEGVAGDLILTAKALANGVPLSAVTGRTELMNAPHAGGLGGTYAGNPLACEAALAVFEQFEDGTLLANARRIEAVAREILEPLLSSTGIVAEVRGRGAMLAIELADAGTLAPRADLAKEVSAACHGAGVLTLTCGTHGNVVRLLPPLVIGEELLRDGLAVLARAITNAAN; encoded by the coding sequence ATGACCGAAACACTTCTGGCCGTCAACGCCGAGACGCTTCCGCAGACCCGCCACCTCGCCACCTCCATCCCCGGCCCGCGCTCCACCGCCTTGCACGCCGAACGCACCGCCCACGTGACCAACGGTTTCGGCATCACCCTGCCGGTTTTCGTGGCCCGTGCCGATGGCGGCATCATCGAAGATGTTGACGGCAACCGACTCATCGACTTTGCCTCCGGCATCGCCGTGACCTCACTCGGTGCCAGCAACAAGCGCGTCGCCGAACGCGTGTCGGCACAGCTCAACGCCTTCACCCACACCTGTTTCATGGTCACCGAATACGAATCCTTCACACAGGTCTGTGCCTGGCTCAACGCCAACACCCCGGGTGACTTCGACAAGCGCACCGGACTGTTCTCCACCGGCGCCGAAGCCGTGGAAAACGCCATCAAGATCGCCCGGGCCGCGACCGGCCGACCCAACGTGCTGGTCTTTGATGAGGCGTACCACGGCCGCTCACTGCTCACCATGGCAATGACCGCAAAGGTCAACCCGTACAAGCTGAACTTCGGACCGCTTCCGGCAGAGATCATCCGTGCCGCCTCGGCCAACCCGCTGCGCCCCGCAGCGGGCCTAGCAGTCGGTGCCACCGCAGCGCTGGAATCAGTTGAAGCCACCATCGTGGAACACGGCGCAGATTCCTTTGCCGCCATGGTCATCGAGCCGATCCAGGGTGAGGGTGGCTTCATCGTCCCGGCCGCGGGCTTCATCCCGGGTCTGCGCAAACTGGCCGACAAGTACGGCATCGTGTTGGTCATTGACGAAATTCAGGCCGGCATGGGCCGCACCGGTTCGCTCTTCGCCTCCGAACACGAGGGCGTTGCGGGGGACCTGATCCTCACCGCCAAGGCACTGGCCAACGGCGTCCCGCTCTCCGCCGTTACCGGACGCACCGAGCTGATGAACGCACCGCACGCCGGGGGACTGGGCGGCACCTACGCCGGCAACCCGCTGGCCTGCGAGGCAGCGCTGGCGGTCTTCGAGCAGTTCGAGGACGGCACGCTGCTGGCCAACGCCCGCCGCATCGAGGCAGTGGCCCGCGAAATCCTTGAGCCCTTGCTTTCCTCCACCGGCATTGTGGCCGAGGTTCGCGGACGCGGTGCCATGCTCGCCATCGAACTGGCCGACGCCGGGACCCTGGCCCCGCGCGCGGACCTGGCCAAGGAAGTCTCCGCCGCCTGCCACGGAGCGGGCGTGCTGACCCTGACCTGCGGCACCCACGGCAACGTCGTGCGCCTGCTGCCTCCGCTGGTCATCGGCGAGGAACTACTGCGCGACGGGCTCGCGGTGCTGGCCCGGGCCATCACCAACGCCGCCAACTAG
- a CDS encoding acyl-CoA dehydrogenase family protein produces the protein MTLTIHDHETHQLDPADLINFDALLTTEELALRSKVRTFVNEAIKPNIAAWYADAVFPLEIVPEMAKLGLLGMHLKGYGCAGATAVEYGLAGSELEAGDSGLRTFVSVQGSLAMSAIYKHGSEEQKQEWLPKMAAGEAIGCFGLTEPTAGSDPSAMKTFARKDGDDWVINGTKRWIGLANVAQVAVIWAQTDEGIRGFVVPTQTAGFKATPIEPKLSMRASIQCEIELTDVRLPATAVLPNVVGLKGPFSCLNEARYGIIWGAMGAARDSFEDALAYSQQRMQFDKPLAGYQMTQLKLVDMAMEINKGYLLALHIGRMKDAGTLDLHQISVGKLNNCREAIKIAREARTILGGNGITLEYSPLRHANNLESVRTYEGTDEVHTLILGNKLTGVPAFR, from the coding sequence ATGACCCTCACCATCCATGACCACGAAACCCACCAGCTGGACCCGGCGGATTTGATCAACTTTGATGCGCTACTCACTACCGAGGAACTCGCACTGCGCTCCAAGGTGCGTACCTTCGTCAATGAGGCCATCAAACCCAACATCGCCGCCTGGTACGCCGACGCGGTCTTCCCGCTGGAGATCGTCCCGGAAATGGCGAAGCTCGGGCTGCTGGGCATGCATCTGAAGGGCTACGGCTGTGCCGGCGCCACCGCGGTGGAGTATGGATTGGCCGGTTCCGAACTGGAGGCGGGGGATTCGGGGCTGCGCACCTTTGTTTCCGTGCAGGGATCACTGGCCATGAGCGCGATCTACAAGCATGGTTCGGAGGAGCAGAAGCAGGAGTGGCTGCCGAAGATGGCGGCGGGCGAGGCAATTGGTTGCTTCGGTTTGACGGAGCCGACCGCTGGTTCGGATCCCTCGGCGATGAAAACCTTCGCCCGGAAAGACGGGGATGACTGGGTCATCAACGGCACCAAGCGCTGGATTGGGCTGGCCAACGTCGCACAGGTCGCCGTGATTTGGGCGCAGACCGACGAGGGGATCCGCGGCTTTGTGGTTCCCACGCAAACCGCCGGGTTCAAGGCGACCCCGATCGAGCCCAAGCTCTCGATGCGTGCCTCAATCCAGTGTGAGATCGAGCTGACCGACGTGCGCCTACCGGCCACGGCGGTGCTGCCAAACGTGGTGGGGCTTAAGGGCCCGTTCTCCTGCCTGAACGAGGCTCGTTATGGCATCATCTGGGGTGCCATGGGTGCCGCGCGTGATTCCTTTGAGGATGCATTGGCGTATTCGCAGCAGCGTATGCAGTTCGACAAGCCGCTGGCCGGATACCAGATGACGCAGTTGAAGTTGGTGGATATGGCCATGGAAATTAACAAGGGCTACCTGCTGGCGCTGCATATCGGCCGGATGAAGGATGCCGGGACCCTAGATTTGCACCAGATTTCGGTGGGCAAGCTGAATAACTGTCGCGAGGCCATCAAGATTGCCCGTGAGGCTCGGACCATTCTGGGCGGCAACGGCATCACGCTGGAGTACTCACCGTTGCGCCACGCCAACAACCTGGAATCGGTGCGCACCTACGAGGGTACGGACGAGGTCCACACGTTGATCTTGGGTAACAAGCTCACCGGCGTCCCTGCCTTCCGCTAA
- a CDS encoding MarR family winged helix-turn-helix transcriptional regulator, which translates to MLRGETSTLELVESLMALKRTLRCVEQAGEGKHSVGFAALGVLAYVQRHQPTRATDIAQWVGIGPAAMSRQVAELENSGLLVRAPSPTDARAQLISLTSNGSDEIQQAYERRVVVLSELLNDWDEAEISDAAETVNSIQTVLRAGLEAMATKNTKAATGPEENSNA; encoded by the coding sequence TTGTTACGCGGTGAAACATCAACATTGGAACTTGTTGAAAGCCTGATGGCGCTTAAGCGCACCCTGCGCTGTGTCGAGCAAGCTGGCGAAGGCAAGCACTCGGTGGGTTTTGCCGCTCTGGGGGTGCTGGCCTATGTCCAACGCCATCAGCCAACCCGCGCCACCGACATTGCACAGTGGGTGGGCATTGGACCCGCTGCCATGAGCCGGCAGGTGGCTGAGCTGGAAAACTCCGGACTTCTGGTGAGGGCTCCGAGTCCCACCGATGCTCGTGCCCAGCTGATCTCGCTGACTTCCAATGGCAGTGACGAAATTCAGCAGGCCTACGAGCGCCGTGTCGTAGTGCTCTCCGAATTGCTCAACGACTGGGATGAAGCGGAGATTTCGGACGCCGCGGAAACCGTCAACTCGATTCAAACCGTGCTCCGTGCCGGCTTGGAAGCGATGGCGACCAAAAACACCAAGGCTGCAACCGGCCCAGAGGAGAACAGCAATGCCTGA